In Candidatus Delongbacteria bacterium, a single window of DNA contains:
- the scpB gene encoding SMC-Scp complex subunit ScpB: MSGLDPLAPPQETDHPVLFPDGEGLEEAGLPESAGPETAEAVLEDGRDLLEVLIFAAEEALDTPRLAALLELPEARVLELVEALNEDYRRQGRSFELRRLAGGWQLVAGRRYAPLLRRLLKETVRPRLSRAALETLAVVAFRQPVTKGEIEAVRGVKADAVIRTLLERNLVLIGGRSEGVGRPLLYRTTRGFLEAFGLASLQELPRLKEIQAWLKGPRDRSADELPPLWLQPLTPPGTPAADPAVAQDPPPAEPAPPWPSPEDSPCD; this comes from the coding sequence ATGAGCGGGCTGGATCCCCTGGCGCCGCCGCAGGAGACGGACCACCCCGTCCTGTTTCCGGACGGGGAGGGACTGGAGGAGGCCGGCCTGCCGGAATCCGCCGGTCCGGAAACGGCCGAGGCCGTGCTTGAGGACGGTCGCGACCTGCTGGAAGTGCTGATCTTCGCCGCCGAGGAGGCCCTGGACACGCCGCGTCTGGCCGCGCTGCTGGAACTCCCGGAAGCCCGGGTCCTCGAGTTGGTGGAGGCCTTGAACGAGGACTACCGGCGCCAGGGGCGCTCCTTCGAACTGCGCCGGCTGGCCGGCGGCTGGCAGTTGGTGGCCGGCCGCCGCTACGCGCCGCTGCTGCGCCGCCTGCTCAAGGAGACCGTCCGGCCGCGGCTCAGCCGGGCCGCGCTGGAGACCCTGGCCGTGGTGGCCTTCCGCCAGCCGGTGACCAAGGGCGAGATCGAGGCTGTGCGCGGCGTCAAGGCCGACGCGGTGATCCGCACCCTGCTGGAGCGCAACCTGGTGCTGATCGGCGGGCGCAGCGAGGGCGTCGGCCGCCCGCTGTTGTACCGCACGACCCGGGGCTTCCTGGAGGCCTTCGGCTTGGCCAGCCTGCAGGAGCTGCCCCGCTTGAAGGAAATCCAGGCCTGGCTCAAGGGGCCCCGAGACCGCAGCGCCGACGAGCTGCCGCCGCTGTGGCTGCAGCCCCTGACTCCGCCGGGGACGCCTGCCGCCGATCCCGCCGTGGCCCAGGATCCCCCCCCCGCGGAGCCCGCTCCGCCGTGGCCCAGCCCTGAGGATTCCCCATGCGACTGA
- a CDS encoding sigma-70 family RNA polymerase sigma factor, whose amino-acid sequence MDEQELIRRAQAGDQQAFEGLMRLYQRRVMGLIRSFVRNADDAQDVFQDVFLRVWLGLARFRLESSFYTWLYRITVNRCLTWHDQRGRRENLHATPLESMDDDEDWLERTIHLQGVREESDWPLGKAELLRKIWHAVETLNPKQRLIFCLRYQHGLQVKEISEVFDMPDGTVKILAFRAIRQIRAKLKDQLE is encoded by the coding sequence GTGGATGAACAGGAACTGATCCGACGGGCCCAGGCGGGAGACCAGCAGGCGTTCGAAGGTTTGATGCGCCTGTACCAGCGGCGGGTCATGGGCCTGATCCGCTCCTTCGTGCGCAACGCGGATGACGCCCAGGACGTGTTCCAGGACGTGTTCTTGCGGGTCTGGCTGGGACTGGCCCGCTTCCGGCTGGAATCCAGCTTCTACACTTGGTTGTACCGTATCACGGTCAACCGCTGCCTGACCTGGCACGACCAGCGCGGTCGCCGGGAAAACCTGCACGCCACTCCCCTGGAAAGCATGGACGACGACGAGGACTGGCTGGAGCGCACCATCCATCTCCAGGGCGTGCGCGAGGAATCAGACTGGCCCCTGGGCAAGGCCGAGCTGTTGCGAAAAATCTGGCACGCCGTTGAAACCTTGAACCCAAAACAGCGACTGATCTTCTGCCTTCGCTACCAGCACGGGTTGCAGGTGAAGGAGATTTCAGAAGTCTTCGATATGCCGGATGGAACGGTGAAAATTCTCGCGTTCCGGGCCATCCGCCAGATCCGAGCCAAGCTCAAGGACCAGTTGGAATGA
- a CDS encoding permease yields MLNLFLESLGGLILEIGPLMIFGLAVAGLLHLLVTEEMVLRQLGRPGWRSVLRATSFAIPLPLCSCSVVPVAASLRRKGASSGSTVSFLIAAPQIGADSFLLTQGLLGPFFAGYRLLTSLVTALTAGLILDWSRLELAPLPAAAAQAAIQRQAWWREFLHHVQELVGSLADNLLVGLGLATLILVLLPDGWLGSVDGFSPWVSMLVMLAVGLPLYVCATASTPIAAALVLKGLHPGAALVFLLAGPATNMVTMVMLKGSLGWRVLLIYLVTIAGFALGAGWLLGIVQPDLAAGLSHVHQHGDPTTWYQWAGAGLLGLLLARHYLARWRRRRGASAVAPVQTETELDLSVHGMTCEHCAGRVEKAVLATGLVDILQLDVGQGRLRVRLRAGTPGEVRARLAAVLAEAGYEIPAAEPATGS; encoded by the coding sequence ATGCTGAACCTCTTCCTGGAATCCCTGGGCGGCCTGATCCTCGAAATCGGTCCGCTGATGATCTTCGGACTGGCCGTGGCCGGCCTGTTGCACCTGCTGGTGACCGAGGAGATGGTCCTGCGCCAGCTGGGCCGGCCGGGTTGGCGCTCGGTGCTGCGCGCCACGTCCTTCGCCATTCCCCTCCCGCTCTGCTCCTGTTCGGTGGTACCGGTGGCGGCCTCCCTGCGCCGCAAAGGGGCCAGCAGCGGCTCCACGGTCAGCTTCCTCATCGCCGCCCCGCAGATCGGCGCCGACTCCTTCCTGCTCACCCAGGGCCTGCTGGGCCCCTTTTTCGCCGGCTATCGCCTGCTGACCTCCCTGGTGACGGCCCTAACGGCCGGGCTGATCCTGGACTGGAGCCGGCTGGAACTGGCGCCCCTGCCGGCGGCGGCGGCGCAGGCCGCGATTCAGCGCCAAGCCTGGTGGCGGGAGTTCCTCCACCATGTGCAGGAACTGGTGGGCAGCCTGGCCGACAACCTGCTGGTGGGCCTCGGGCTCGCCACCCTGATCCTGGTCCTGCTGCCGGACGGGTGGCTGGGCTCCGTGGACGGATTCAGTCCCTGGGTCTCCATGCTAGTCATGCTGGCGGTGGGCCTGCCCCTCTACGTTTGCGCCACGGCCTCCACGCCCATCGCCGCGGCCCTGGTGCTCAAGGGCCTGCATCCCGGAGCGGCGCTGGTCTTCCTGCTGGCCGGGCCCGCCACCAACATGGTCACCATGGTCATGCTCAAGGGCAGCCTGGGCTGGCGCGTCTTGCTGATCTACCTGGTCACCATCGCCGGCTTCGCACTGGGGGCGGGCTGGCTGTTGGGGATCGTCCAGCCGGACCTGGCCGCGGGGCTGTCCCACGTCCACCAGCACGGGGATCCGACGACCTGGTACCAGTGGGCGGGGGCCGGGCTGCTGGGCCTCCTGCTGGCCCGGCACTATCTGGCCCGCTGGCGGCGGCGACGGGGAGCCTCCGCGGTGGCGCCAGTGCAAACGGAGACGGAGCTGGATTTGAGCGTGCACGGCATGACCTGCGAGCACTGCGCGGGCCGGGTGGAGAAGGCCGTGCTGGCCACCGGCTTGGTGGACATCCTGCAGCTGGACGTGGGCCAGGGTCGGCTGCGGGTCCGGCTGCGCGCAGGCACGCCCGGCGAGGTGCGGGCGCGGCTGGCGGCCGTGCTGGCCGAAGCGGGCTACGAGATTCCGGCCGCGGAACCGGCTACAGGCAGCTGA
- a CDS encoding HEAT repeat domain-containing protein yields the protein MNRTTPPAEQDWIDHLDGRLEGPRRLAFEAWLAEHPEDARELEDLRSLDADLVLIPLPELSEAELDQARARVLAALPGRAPAAVVAPAPSLLVRLSRLAWLPAAAAALVIGVVLGRGPLQAPGEPLSSALIDGRNDELRTVDGAPVTDGGSPLQRQLDIQDLDVDRNQSVRIRLKETNSYEINGRTTDLEVQNTLSYIVRNDRDPKRRQTAIQLLETHCQGEDVCQVLVYAMTQDPVADVRREAALALKDDQQNTMVRQSYIKMLVEDPSPALRQLAQGILAQGGGPEVVGR from the coding sequence ATGAACCGCACCACGCCTCCGGCGGAGCAGGACTGGATCGACCACCTCGACGGCAGGCTGGAAGGGCCGCGGCGACTGGCGTTCGAGGCCTGGCTGGCAGAACATCCGGAAGACGCTCGGGAGCTGGAAGACCTGCGCTCGCTGGATGCCGACCTGGTTCTCATACCGCTGCCCGAGCTCTCGGAGGCCGAACTCGATCAGGCCCGGGCGCGCGTGCTGGCGGCCCTGCCGGGCCGTGCCCCGGCTGCGGTGGTGGCCCCGGCGCCCAGCCTGTTGGTGCGCCTGAGCCGGCTGGCCTGGCTGCCCGCGGCGGCGGCGGCCCTGGTCATCGGCGTGGTGTTGGGGCGCGGTCCGCTCCAGGCACCGGGCGAGCCGCTCAGTTCGGCCCTGATCGACGGCCGCAACGACGAGTTGCGCACCGTGGACGGCGCGCCGGTGACCGATGGGGGCTCCCCCCTCCAGCGCCAGTTGGACATCCAGGATCTGGATGTGGACCGCAACCAAAGCGTGCGGATCCGCCTGAAGGAGACCAACTCCTACGAGATCAACGGTCGCACCACGGACCTCGAAGTGCAAAACACCTTGAGCTACATCGTGCGCAACGACCGGGATCCCAAGCGGCGCCAGACCGCCATCCAGCTCTTGGAGACGCACTGCCAGGGCGAGGACGTCTGTCAGGTCCTGGTGTACGCCATGACTCAGGATCCCGTCGCCGACGTGCGCCGCGAGGCGGCCCTGGCGCTCAAGGACGATCAACAGAACACCATGGTGCGGCAGTCCTATATCAAAATGTTGGTGGAAGATCCGTCTCCCGCGCTGCGTCAGCTGGCCCAGGGCATCCTGGCCCAGGGCGGCGGCCCGGAGGTCGTGGGACGCTAG
- a CDS encoding segregation/condensation protein A, with the protein MALAATIQPGMRVRLQDFEGPLDLLLFLVSENELDIWDIPIVSITRQYQEWMNEIGEVDLDTAGDYILMSATLLSIKARLLLPQEPSPAGEVEDPRRDLALRLLDYQRLRELSQSLAELEEEGRELWPRRFVHWGDVEPGTRDDSLRSVSLFDLARCYAELVARPQRPRHHEVELFPFTVEDQVRRIRDQLGRHSLLPLSKLHEEPMDRPLNVISLLAVLDMMRRQELSARQTGGGGEIWLFDPQRATDWLGQLRDLAE; encoded by the coding sequence ATGGCATTGGCCGCCACCATTCAGCCGGGCATGCGCGTTCGTCTGCAGGATTTTGAGGGTCCCCTCGATCTCCTGCTCTTTCTCGTCAGCGAAAACGAGCTGGACATCTGGGACATTCCCATCGTCTCGATCACGCGCCAGTACCAGGAGTGGATGAACGAGATCGGCGAGGTGGACCTGGACACCGCCGGGGACTATATCCTGATGTCGGCCACACTGCTGAGCATCAAGGCCCGCCTGCTGCTGCCCCAGGAGCCCAGCCCGGCGGGCGAGGTGGAGGATCCGCGCCGGGATCTGGCCCTGCGCCTGCTGGACTACCAGCGGCTGCGCGAACTCAGCCAGTCGCTGGCGGAGCTGGAGGAGGAGGGCCGCGAGCTCTGGCCCCGGCGCTTCGTCCACTGGGGCGACGTGGAACCTGGCACGCGGGACGACAGCCTGCGCAGCGTCAGCCTGTTCGACCTGGCGCGCTGCTACGCCGAACTGGTGGCCCGGCCCCAGCGTCCGCGGCACCACGAGGTGGAGCTGTTTCCTTTCACCGTGGAGGATCAGGTGCGCCGGATCCGCGACCAGTTGGGACGCCACAGCCTGCTGCCGCTCTCGAAACTGCACGAGGAGCCGATGGATCGACCCTTGAACGTGATCAGCCTGCTGGCCGTGCTGGACATGATGCGCCGGCAGGAGCTGTCCGCGCGCCAGACCGGCGGCGGCGGCGAGATCTGGCTCTTCGATCCCCAGCGCGCGACGGATTGGCTGGGCCAACTGCGGGATCTGGCCGAATGA
- a CDS encoding lamin tail domain-containing protein, translating to MRHLAWLLGLLAAAPARALCLNEVLANPAGSEYEDEFIELWQDDSLAVDLTGWRVGDGTASDELRPWAGGSLLLAPGALALILDSGHQGAYLGELPPGTLLLGVPDGALGSGGLSNSSPEELQLLDAAGSLVDRVWTRPELPEGRSLERRESGRDCPDCWHESRMDGGTPGRPNSVRRRDDELQIRALDAAGLDLEASGRLGFHGRLDIRAGVAPCLDSLELPLELEAGAVRRIPWPNLPLPGQNPLRLEARPGTDEVQLLLDTLGWRTPAPGELFIEALQPGGTDWLQLRSGGCPCRLDGLRLTGRSFALTLSGELPAGGRLLLGAQPPVCPDPPVDGRSLSLGLAAGVELTGPAGQPLDGAAWPPPGAEAWPWRRLDPARAGDDPGNWRAAPGLQPGCTPADWPAPPQAPADWWVSSARLCPGDGPEGCWVVEAGPRIPAAWTCEIWTLEGRLRARFPVRATRLVWDGRDEAGRVLETGLYLVRLSGGGREQLHALALHRP from the coding sequence ATGCGACATCTGGCTTGGCTGCTGGGGCTCCTGGCCGCCGCTCCGGCCCGGGCGCTCTGCCTGAACGAAGTGCTGGCCAATCCGGCCGGTTCGGAGTACGAGGACGAGTTCATCGAGCTGTGGCAGGACGACAGCCTGGCCGTGGACCTGACGGGCTGGCGCGTCGGGGACGGCACGGCCAGCGACGAGTTGCGGCCCTGGGCGGGCGGCTCCCTGCTGCTGGCGCCGGGCGCGCTGGCCTTGATCCTCGATTCCGGCCACCAGGGCGCCTATCTGGGCGAGTTGCCACCGGGCACGCTGCTGCTGGGCGTGCCGGACGGCGCGCTGGGCTCGGGGGGCCTCTCCAATTCCAGCCCGGAGGAACTCCAGCTGCTGGACGCGGCGGGCTCCCTCGTGGACCGGGTCTGGACCCGGCCCGAACTGCCCGAGGGCCGCAGCCTGGAGCGGCGGGAGTCCGGCCGGGACTGCCCGGACTGCTGGCACGAATCCCGCATGGACGGGGGCACGCCCGGCCGGCCCAACAGCGTGCGCCGGCGCGACGACGAACTGCAGATCCGCGCTCTGGACGCCGCCGGCCTGGACCTGGAGGCCAGCGGCCGGTTGGGCTTCCACGGCCGGCTGGACATCCGGGCCGGGGTGGCGCCCTGTCTCGACAGCCTGGAGCTGCCGCTGGAGCTGGAAGCGGGCGCCGTCCGGCGCATTCCGTGGCCGAACCTGCCGCTGCCCGGACAGAACCCGCTGCGGCTGGAGGCCCGGCCCGGGACGGACGAGGTCCAGCTGCTGCTGGACACGCTGGGTTGGCGCACGCCCGCGCCGGGCGAGCTGTTCATCGAAGCCCTGCAGCCCGGCGGGACGGACTGGCTGCAGTTGCGCTCCGGCGGGTGTCCTTGTCGACTGGACGGGCTGCGCCTGACGGGACGCTCCTTCGCCCTGACCCTGAGCGGCGAACTGCCCGCCGGCGGACGCCTGTTGCTGGGCGCGCAGCCGCCCGTCTGTCCGGATCCGCCGGTGGACGGACGCTCCCTCAGTTTGGGGCTGGCGGCGGGAGTGGAGTTGACGGGACCGGCGGGACAGCCGCTGGACGGCGCGGCTTGGCCGCCACCCGGGGCGGAGGCCTGGCCCTGGCGCCGGCTGGATCCCGCCCGCGCCGGCGACGACCCGGGCAACTGGCGCGCCGCCCCGGGCCTGCAGCCCGGCTGCACACCGGCGGACTGGCCCGCGCCGCCCCAGGCACCGGCGGACTGGTGGGTCTCGAGCGCCCGGCTCTGCCCGGGGGACGGGCCGGAGGGCTGTTGGGTGGTCGAAGCCGGCCCGCGGATTCCCGCTGCCTGGACCTGCGAGATCTGGACCTTGGAGGGCCGGCTGCGGGCCCGCTTCCCGGTCCGGGCGACCCGGCTGGTCTGGGATGGCCGCGACGAAGCTGGCCGGGTGCTGGAAACCGGACTCTACCTGGTCCGTCTGTCCGGCGGCGGGCGCGAGCAGCTGCACGCGCTGGCCCTCCACCGACCTTGA